CTGGCACACAGACTGTAGGCGATCATAAGACAAAAAGATAAAAAACAGTTATGTCAGAGCAAACACAGCCTGGTTAATTCTGATATGGTCTCCACAGAGAGGCTCTGATACCCATCAGGCCTCAATGTAGCATCCAGGGCCCAAGACTTATCGGCGGTGACAAACCATGTTAGCACCAGGCCCCAGTGTGCTGCGACTGGGAATTGAttgtgggagggagagggaggacacTGTAAGCTAAACGCCTCATGTTAGATAAGATCACAGTGTGGCAGCTGTCTGCAAACAGAGGACCAGAACACTGCAGGTCACATGTTCCAGATAACTGATTGAGATAAGCACTCACAATAAATGCAGGTAAGTCCTTTTTATTTCAGTCCCATTGAGAATAAGGTCTCTTCTACAAGGGAGCCCTGAATATACACAATTCACAAAACATAATACAAATTAACAAAATGACAAAACACAATCAAGAGAAACAATCACATTCCTCTGAAAAGTGGTCCCCAATCAACAATTTTAACTACCTGAGAGGCACCAGTACATCTAGTGGTAGGGAACTCTGTAGATTTTTCCATACATTGGGTGAAAataaactaaaagcagatttccCTAACTCTGTTTAATGAGTTTAGGCCTTAAACTTTTTAGAAGCATAAGTTACTATATTCTCTACACTATAATTCATAATCGAACAATATGAAAATACTTACTATGAAAGGCTACATGTCTACTGATTAGCAGAAACTGTACACTACGCTTCCGAGGCAGAGCGCAATGACCTGTGTATCAGAACTAGAGCTTTAGTGACACCATGAGGTGATGACGAGGCATTACAATTCATCTTTACCTGATCAAGCTAGAGAATTTAAATGCTACTTTAACTCATTTAATATCTGAAGCATTAATGACCAAGTGAAGTGTAACTGTATTCGATGCGGAGACCACAGTGTGCTGTAGATGGCCCCTTCATGACCCTGGAGGGTGCAGAGCGACTGGCCGCCACAGCTGGGATCCCACTGTTGGAACACCACAACTCCACTCATTAGCATAGGGCTATCATGAAACAATAAATAAAGCCAAGCAAATGTTCATCCAATCCAGTTtgcctatcagtgtgtgtgtgtgtggcagggtcgGGGTAATTtaatttaaattccagtcaattcaggaagtacagaAAGGTAATCCACTTAAATGGCACTATCACAAACTGAAATCGGCTACACATGACAATGCATTGGCTAATGCATTAGACTGTTACCATGGTTACCCCATGGATATTCAGTCTGAAAGAAGTTGCCCCAGTGTTGTCCAAGTGTTTACTTCGGGTGCGAATTGCATCAGTATAGAAAATACAAACCGGAAATGCAAACCAACAGAAGCATATACAGGCCAGTGTAATGAATGTCAGGATAACACTTCACGTGGATATTTTGTCTCTGATTACCTCTGACAGAAGGACAAAATCAGCAGACAACATCTGAAGTGCAAATTAAGTTTACTCAACATTCTGCCTTGTAATGGGACTTTCGGAAATGTTGAGCCTACATGTTAGAGACGAGAGTAAGTCTTCCACCATCAGATTCTAAAAGGGACTAGACAATGCATGAACTTTAACTCATAGTAAAACTGTATGTTATTACAATGTATCGTAAAGCAAGGCCCTAAAATGTagaatatttttatattttatttaactaagcaagtcagttaagaacaaattgttatttacaatgacatcctacAATAAAGCTTGTGTGTAAGTCATGGTAATGGTTACACTGGTAATATGATGATAGGCTCATGTGAGTAGCCCACCTCCTGTGTGTGCTCTTTGAGCACCTGCAGTGGTCCGGGCTGCAGATTGGCTGTGTCCCATAGTCCAAGGACCTGTTTAATGTTCTGTTTAAAGGCGAATTGGCTCTGGAaaccaaaacagccaaatactccatctaaacgtgaatcgattctcaattgcggtatggttctagaaacataaatccctCTACTTTCATATGACACAAAAATAATTTCACACATTTTATTAGAATTACAAACTGCCTGAACATTTTAATACATTCAAAAGAACCACCTAAATCTGGTTGCTACAGCTCCAATAGTGCAATCATGAATGAACTGCTGTGTATTATCAAcagttttaaatatatatatatatatgaggagATTTGCTTTGTGGATATCAATATGACAATGTACATATATTATTTTATGTTATTTAttcaatttttttattatgtatttattttttccttTTGTTTCCATTAAAGTCCATCTAGGGACAGGTGTTGAAATTAGTGTGAGCTAGAAACACTAGTGCAACGCATCGAACGAttgtttattcaatgtgtttgtactTGTCcctatacaaataaaataaaagtataagACACACTTACTGTAAAAGGGATTTAACCAATTTTAACAAAGTTGCAgccaacagtatttttcagtgacaacacgtttacacacaggtgttcagagacacagatagctaattagcacaggtggagAACGAAGATGGAGTGGGCTACTCATCTTccgtaaacaagcgctgtaacatggcCATGTGGGAACCCTAACCATATAAAAGGTGTACATCAATTTAACCTTTTGTTCTTTATGAAAGGTCTCTAATGCTTGCAAATGATGCCTGTTAATTTTAAGACCGAGCGTCGGGGCTTTAACAAAACTCGTACAATAGACACCTTCTCCAAAGACATAACATGTAATGACTTGTGTCATTTTCAAGGGTTACTGGATACCCTGACGGTTATGTGACTCTCTCTCTATTGACCTCTGGTAGCCTACTTTGCAGCACTAGGGTCCTTGAGTGGGTTCTTTGCATGCAACAATTGGGTCATTGAGTTGAGATTACCGGTAACTAGCTAGTAGTAATCTACGGTTTAAATTAGCTTTAGCACAAATTGATTATCAATTTTCCCGAGCCCGTCCTATACGATTGTCGTCATGAGACTGATTTATTAAATACACAGTTTATTCACCTGCATTTGCATAGTACTGGGATGTCGCACACGCCACTCGTGTTGGGATAAACGGTGATATAGACATGTCGAGCAGGAAATCTATTCCTAACCTTTGAGTAGTTTGGTGAGTAGGCCAACTAACTATGTCACggtcatcactagttaccacagccacaacatCATAAACCCCAGAGAGACATGTTTAAAGATTGATTAGCAAAATATATTTACTTTGCTGATTAATACAGCTTTGTTACATTGCATTCTCATAAAACGGTGTGCGTTTTACAACAACCAAGTGGTCCTCTGTTTGATGAAGCAGAGACCAAGCGAaatggtttccactagttaccaaaGCCACAAAGTCTAAATGGTATATATTGTAAACATTTATGAAAACTAAAATGTAAGATTAGGCatttggttagcagtgtggttaggtttaaaataaacTTTTAAGACGATACATTGTACAAATGGGAGggtgtatgactttgtggctgtagtaactagtgacgaccctaTTACATGGTCTGTCTCAACATTTCCGTGTTTTGATGATCACAGTGGAAGAACAAAGATCACAAGCCTTCTGATTGATGAGTATTTCTTGCAAGCATCTCATTGGTTGAATGGCTTTGAGCGCGGATTTACTGATGCCAAATCAGCCCTCTTGCGTTATCATATGAGCAATAGGCAGTtgtagcttgtatggctccctgggcgaaccccccccGCACTAATtgtaatttttattcagacatctggaacaacacaaataaataatcattacatttaaaactatataaaaatatatacgaaataAAGACTAATAAATATcaagtagcctgcctagctcacaaactagaatcagggttcccactccgacaaggttaattgacccacagtcccacacggtgacattatatcattgacgtgacgtgcaaatgagcgatagaaaactgTCACCATTCCACATTTGTTTGTGTGGGCGCCCGTGCTGCCCCCGGCAAGATGCCGCCttgggcggctgcccatgtcgcctatacctaaatccgctACTGCACTTCAGGCTACCACTTTAATAATTGTATTCCTACAATCCAGTCATAGATGTATCTTATTCTCTGGGTCCAAATGGTTCAAATTTATGTCTATGGATTGGCTAATGGGTATCCAATGATTGAATAGATTTAATCACAAGGTGGCGACATTGTTATGGTTTCCTGTTATCACTCACTTGAACATCTTCTGGCCAACTTTATGTGTAAATGATAGAATGTTATTTGTCACCTGTAGCCTACAACTTCCGATTGTCAGGTTTTTTTATAATGTTTTTCGTTAGGTAGGCCTAACTTTAGATGGTGGGACAACCTACTGAAACTAATCCTATAACCTATAAGAAGTAGGTTATTTTCAATTTAAGAAATAAACACTTGTTGCAACATGATCACAaatgtttaaaataattttaaGATTTAGATCAACTTGTTGAGTTTGGCAATTATAAGCAAAAGTATAAGTAAAAAGTTAGGTATTGTGGCCTTCTTGATGAAGCTTCATTGATGATAATGAATCAGTCTTCATGTAAGAACATCAAATCCGTTGTTGTCAATGTGAATAAAAATGTTGGCACAtaataaaattgataaaatattggAATTAGAGTACATGCCAAAAAAGGCACATTGATAATCGAGCGATGATGCATCTCGAAACTTTATAGTAGACTCACAGTTTCATAAAATAATAATATGGAATCGATAAACATTAGATTTAACAATGATAAACGATGAACACTAAAAGGTGTACAGACCAGCACAGGCCATCCTAGTTCTCGAAAACTCTAGGTGGCCTTCTCCATACATTTCTCAAGCCATTAGCTTCGCCCATGACTGCCTCATATGAACTACAATCCCACCGCTGTTTTAACGTGTAGAATCATCGCTTGCGATACGACTTTCGAAATATATGGCCCTTACCTTTCATCAGCGAGAAAGAATCCTACAAATTAAAAAGAGacacttactgtagcagttttTCTCAGATACACACAGCAATGAGCGCCTCCATCTAACGAAAGTACACTTCCCGAGTTACGCTTTTACGCAAATGTGTTCTGAGCATGCGGAgtggctaattagcacaggttaGCATCTTGTCTTCTGTCAGTTTTATGTAAATAAGCGCTGTAACGTGGAAATATGACCatgtgggaaccctaaccctaccaAGGTATGTATCAATTTCATcttttgttttttgaaaatgatttctcgctgatatgaaagataaggtccttatgcttccaataCCGTACCGCTTTGAGCATCGGGGATCAGAAGACGCCTTCGTCCAATGACTCTTACGTGCAATGTAgtagaactgagagtcatgatcaaggggtAAGGCCATCCCTCAGCATTGGCCATTTCATGTTTCTGTGGATCATGTGATTTATGACAGCCACTTCAATGCGCTCACCCCGGCGTGAGAACCAGTCTAGAGCAAAGCAGATAACCCTCTGATTTATAACCGAGCGCTGTTCCCATGATTGTCGGTGGGCAGTAGGCAGAAATGCTAGTACTTTTTCTCTTAAGGAATTTAATGGTTTGACAGTGATTTACTAACATAAATCTTTCTAACAGACCCGTGATAAAGAGAGTGCATTAGGCCAGTAAATACCAATCTTGGGAGGAGTGACCAAAGTTGTTTTTCCTTTATACCTcattgggcaaaaactggttgaaacaAGGttttttccacgtcatttcaacccaaaaatctatgtgatgatgacgttgaatcaatgtggaaaactgattggatttgcaaaagtcATCAATTTAAGGGCATTTTGTCTTATTTTCATCCAACTTTTaatctaaatccaatgacatggtgacattttttttttgatttcacattgaattcacgttagttgaaaactaaaccaaatgtaaatcaaaattaGATGTtaaactgatgtctgtgcccagtggaacCAGTTCCAAACCAACGGTTCGTCAGGGATGCTGATACCCTGCAATCGTGTTGACATGTTCTTTCTCCAAGGGAGAAAATAACTGAACCAGACTCTATACATATTCTCTTTTTCCCCTTTGAATACCATCTTGCATAACAATAGGCTTACCAATAACATTATACAATTGTCTAAAGGTGCAGTCCAAAATTGTCACAATAGACACGGAATAGACATGGAAATTGATATCTTTTTAAACTTCAATGTCTATAGGTCCCTACAGTGGATATAATTACAGAATAGGGTGAGTTGTTGTCTCGAAAGGCTGTAGAAATGTTGGTGACTGATTTACAACTCTGTGTACAGACAGTGCCAGTTATGCAATTGTTATTATGTGTGTCTCTCTTAGGGAGTTTGTTTTTTACCCATCCTCTCAATAACACAACAGGAAGGATGAATATTTTCCCTCACCAAAATAGATTAAACGTATACTTTGTGGTCTTCAAAAaactatttattttattatgGCGTTTGAGCATTGGCACATACTCTGGCTCCATTGATATGCTGTGGTGAAAACAAAGAAGAATATGCTCTGAGtggccaaatatatatatatatatatatatatatatatatatatatatacatttaatcAGTGACATCTGTAGAGTAGGCCTAGAGGGCTTGTTTGCATAGACAACTGTTACAAAAGAAAAAAGCCAAACAAGTTACAATTGTATCATTGAACTGCAGTTGGAAGTACTAGGCTATGTGATGTGTTGTTTTTGTACTTTCTAAAGGAAAAAGCTCCTGTTACTTCTTTCCAGCAGCAAATTGAAGTGCATCACCAAATATGTATTCTTTTATCTTCAATATAGCTTGAAGTTCATCTCACATTTACAACCGTGTAAATGAATGGATTAGATTAGAAACACTCTGCTTTGATTCATTCGTTGACTGATTATCTCCAAACCCTTTGGTTCTTCATCTGATTGATTAGAACAACTCCTAAAGACACTGCCCACTGTCATGATGTTGAATCaaagtggaaaactgattggatttgaaaaagtaatcaacgtaagggaatttcgtatatatttttcacccaacttgtaacctaaatccaatgacatggtaacATTTTTGGTTGATTGCAcgttgaattcatgttagttgacaactcaaccaaatgtaaatcaaaagtaGACATTGAACTGATGTCTGAGTCCAGTGGGTGCTTTGTGAGTGTTTATCACATTATTTCCCCATCAAGAGAATCAACTGagttgaggtcagaggtcagagcaAAACAAAACTTCTGCTGGATATTTTAAGGAATTTTGTTTCTATTTCACATATTCAGAAAATAATACTCTAATAATATGAATTATATAGCCAATTTTGGGGAAGCAAATGGTCTAGTGACAGTGTTAAGAAAATTATGAAAACAAACACACTGAAAATTGAGAAAAAGACAGAAGCTAGATAGGTCCAATTTGAGTGTTGTTattcaataaaaataaatcatTAGTACATTTTAAGTGGATTTCATTATCGTCGCTCTCGCTCCCATAAGATAACTTGCATTTGCACTGAATCTGCACACAGTCAGAAATTAAATAAGCTGGTGGAATAAAAGTTCATGAACACCGAAAAATCCAAGCTATAGTTAATAAAACAGTCTTGTTCCTTTATCTTCAAAGTGTGGAAGTCCTCTAGCCACCATGAGACCTTTGAAAAGTCAAACACTTAAAAGGCTCCTACTTCTGTTCCCCAAGGTCTGTATggtttgctgctgctgctctctctgtctctgctctgctgtgaggtGGATGTGGTGAATATGGAGGGGCTCACAGCTGAAGCTACCATAGACGCTGTGCTGCTCACACTGTGAGGTGTGAAGATGGGGAATCCTCCAGGGAAGGACAGGGGAAAAGTCTgggccgcagcagcagcagcggccgcGGCGTGAACAGTAGCCGAGAGCGacaggagggaggtggagagcggGGGGACGCAGGGCGCCACGCTGCCATTAGAGGGCGCCCTGTGAGAGGAGTCGGTATGGGAGAAGGTTGCCGTTAGGAGGGCCGAGCCACGCTGGGGCACCTCTACAGACAGTCTGCTGGCGGCGCTGTCTGAGGAGGGCAGTCCATTCTGCTGGAGGAAGGTGGTGGGGAAGGGGTGGAAGGCGGCAGCCCAGTGGTGAGGGTGGAGCGCCTGCTGGTGGTGTGCCATGGATGAGGTCATGGCAGCCGCCTCCCTCTGGGAGGCGCAGGTGCTGAGGTGGGAGACCAGGCGCACACGCAGGGGGTCGCTACTGTCTAATCCCTCGACAGAGCTCAGGTACCTGGCCACCTCCGTCAGACACTCCCTGAAGCCCACACTCATGAAGTCCATGGCCAGGGAGTGGGCATCAAAataccctatagagacagacaaacCGACAGACACAAAGGAGGGATATTGAAATTATGAATGCCAAACACCTATAAATACTGCCGGTCTCTCTAACGATCTGTAATGTAGCCACCAGCTACTGATGGGAGTGATTAGTAAATGGAGAGGGATGGATACATGCTGGTCTCCCAGGCTGACCATTACGGCTCCGTCAGTGCCTCCAGGCATAACCTTAACAGTCTGGTATTGTGATGGGATGTTTATATGTTTTTCCACTTGTCCAAAACCCCAAACAAACCCCTGACAGGGCAACCTGTGAATGCAGCCTTCTCCCCTCCCACGGATTTATGAAAGCAAACACAATCCAAGGGTCAAGTGCTCCTTTAGTCCCAGCAGCACTTTTCCACGAGTTCAAACCTACCATTAGCATTGATTTCCACTTGTCAAAGGGGACTGCTCACTCAGATTTCACTACACAGTAAGGCAGAGAGAAGCAGCCAATTAACTCCTTACCTTTACCGCCAGTGGCCTGCAGCATCTTTAGGTGATCCACTGTCATCTGCAATATTTCTGCCTTCTCTAATTTGGCTGAACCCTGCAAGGAGCAACAGGATGTATGGTGTTTAGAACTCTCATAACTTTCAATGAAAAAATacccacaaaatgtcataactgTTTTGATGAAAATGAAACTTTTGAGTAAGTTCCATTTAATTCAACTCACTTGTTTTTCAAATGCAGTTGGGACAAGTCGACGTAACTCTGATAAACTATTATTGATTCgatccctccttctcttctcgaTGATCTACAATAGACAAATATTTTATTGCATACTTTGAAATATAACAATACAaggcctaataataataattttaacaATAACGCAACAATAattaaatacatgtttaaatAATAAGCAATACACAATAAAGATGACTACAATGGAATAAGAGGACAACAATgtaaataagtcccagactttactGGGTGTTATCCGCGATGATTTTACGCACGTACATGTAGTCTGTTTCAAGTCTAATGTGTGCTCGTTTTTAAAATAGTctaattaataaactaaactaactcATTATTAAATAATAAGttatacataataataatgatgataataaactACTAAATAAATAATTACCCCTCTTCGTTTTTTTCTTGCCATAACttgggttgttgttgttggggagcCACATCTAACAAATGATCCATTGCTGTGCCTGCATGGGACAAACATAAGATGTATGTTCATTTTACTCAacagaatgttttatttttgttatGGAGGAGCAATTATCCAAAACCACACagtttacattgtgtaatttatgcATCAATGCATATTTTGATAACACTAATGTAGCCTGCACTAATACTCTATTTATAATACCTTAAAGAGAATTCTCCAAAATTGCCTGCATCGCTCATGAACCACACATAAAGGTGATGATTTGCACTTGTCACCTGAAAGTTTACACCAGAGTGAAACTTTTTTGGCATGCACATTTGACAAACTTTACTCAACTTAAAAGTTTCATCCGTTTTGCCTCCTATTGTGTACACGCGGAAAAATGACCAAGGACATTCTGTATCTACCCAATATTTACCCCAAATCTCCATCTTTAAGAACTCACCCAGAATAATTATTCTCACTGCCGACATCAATAGTTTCATCCATGTCGCTGTCAGAAGTACTATCCTCACAAGGCCTCTTCATGGTGATACACTCGTTGTCTCTACTAACGTCTTCGTGGATGGGTGCGCGTCCAGGTAGACTTGACTGGTGCGTGTACAATTCCCTTTGTACAGCTTTCCTAACGAGCCGTTGGAGCCTCAATCACAGATGCAGGGGAGCGTAGCTGCCAACGTCCTGCTTGGGAACACCCACATCAGAAAAAACACGCCCCGAGCCATTGagcaatgaggagagagaggtttgTGCTCCAGCGCTGGACCAAGTTCGCTAGATAATTGACTGCAGTTTTAGTACTGTTTAAGACGAGCCGCGAAAAGCGTGAGGAACTGTTTACACGAACTTGGAAtgtgacagaacacacacaggacatttagCACTGCTTCAACCATGACAAAACATATGTGTGGCAGATAATAGTCAATTGTAGTAGCCAAACCGTTACCTGAACTTGAAAAAAGAAAGCAAATGTAGATCATAAAAAAAGATgatcaaaatataaaatatataatcaTTGATAAATATATAGACTTTATGTTGCGAAAATCATTCATCTTCAGTGAGAAAAGCATTCCTCTGAGCAACCCCTCCTGCAAACATCCATGTCTCCAAATTCATTTTACACAACTAGGAcaactttttttttctttgtttggCTATGTGAGTATTTCCAGCAACAGTGGACATAGGGACATATTATATACTGTTACTACTTTTTTATTTTCCCCCAGAACTGTATTCATCATCATTCCCCGTctgatatttgtattttatttatttaacctttatttaactaggcaagtcggttaagaacaaattcttatttacaatgacggcctaccagaaggcaaaggcatcctgtggggacgggggctgggattaaaaatataggacaaaacacacatgatgacaagagagacaccacaacactacataaagagagacctaagacaacaacatagcatggcagcaacacatgacaacacagcatggtcgcaacacaacatgacaacaatatggtagcaacacaacatggcagcagcacaacatggtaggagcacaacacgtgggtatacagagatgcccagtttacagaggagtttaGAGTGCAGTATGCAGACATTTAGTGATATACTTTTGAATTATGTGTTGAATAGTTTGCCAGAATAACCTGAAGAAATACATTTTCATAATTTATCACATTAGCCTATTATGAAATGGCTGTCAAAGGGATGGTGTGTTTAAGAGAAGTTAGATAATCTTAGGAAAATTGAAGATGGTGGAACTGAACATCCTGACCACAAGCAATCCTAATCTGCCCCCAGGGAGGAGGagtgtgtactgtgtactgtatgacatcaTGGACTTGCATGGAGAATGTCAAGAGTCTACACCTAGTCTTGAACTGAGAATGTCTACTAAACATAAAGGACTATAAAAACAGTAGATGGAGACATGGAGGTGCTAAGAACATCTGATGTGAGCCTTGGTAAAATAGATTTTCACACATCTGAATAATATGCTTAGAGATATGCCACTATGGCTGcgtttctgatctttttttcactaattaGCAATCCggtcagctctgaaaaagatctgaggTGAAAAGATCGGATTTGATTGGTCAAaacaccaattagtggaaaaaagatcagaattgggctgcttgtGCAAACACAGCCTTGGACCCAAAGCAGATTTGCAACAGATAGGGAGTGCTGTTTGGAACTGAAGTAAAGAAATTGGGATAAAGATCAAATAAAAACACAGAAAAAAGGTAATTATAACTGAGGatccaaaataaaggaaatattAAACCAAAGACAAATGTTGCTTCTGGTTTTAAACACATTGCAGTTCCTGTGAgaggagtacagtgagggaaaaaagtatttgatcacctgctgattttgtacgtttgcccactgacaaagaaatgatcagtctatcattttaatggtaggtttatttgaacagtgagagacagaataacaacaaaaaaatccagaaaaactaatGTCAAAATcattagaaattgatttgcattttaatgagggaaataagtatttgaccccctctcaatcagaaagatttctggctcccaggtgtcttttatacaggtaacgagctgagattaggagcacacttttaaagggagtgctcctaatctcagcttgttacctgtataaaagacacctgtctacagaagcaatcaatcaatcagattccaaactctccaccatggccaagaccaaagagctctccaaggatgtcagggacaagaatgtaga
The window above is part of the Salmo salar chromosome ssa15, Ssal_v3.1, whole genome shotgun sequence genome. Proteins encoded here:
- the LOC106571366 gene encoding hairy/enhancer-of-split related with YRPW motif protein 2 — protein: MKRPCEDSTSDSDMDETIDVGSENNYSGHSNGSFVRCGSPTTTTQVMARKKRRGIIEKRRRDRINNSLSELRRLVPTAFEKQGSAKLEKAEILQMTVDHLKMLQATGGKGYFDAHSLAMDFMSVGFRECLTEVARYLSSVEGLDSSDPLRVRLVSHLSTCASQREAAAMTSSMAHHQQALHPHHWAAAFHPFPTTFLQQNGLPSSDSAASRLSVEVPQRGSALLTATFSHTDSSHRAPSNGSVAPCVPPLSTSLLSLSATVHAAAAAAAAAQTFPLSFPGGFPIFTPHSVSSTASMVASAVSPSIFTTSTSQQSRDRESSSSKPYRPWGTEVGAF